The DNA window CTCGGCGCGCCGCTCGTGCACCGCACCAGCCGGGGCTGCACGCTGACCGAGGTCGGGGCACGCGTGGCGGAGGAGGCGGCGCGGCTGCTCGCCGAGGTGGACGCGTCGACCGCCCGCATCCGGGACCTGGTGCGCGGCCGGGGCGGCCGGCTGCGGCTGGCGTACACCAGGTCGGCGCGCGGCGGCCGGGTCGACGCGCTGATCGGCCGGTTCCGGGCCGCCCACCCCGGCGTCGAGGTGGTCTCCGAGACGGCGTGGACCGCCCCGAACGTCGCCGGCCTGCTCGCCGGCCGGCTGGACGCGGCGTTCGTCCGCCCGCCGGTGGACGAACCGGCGCTCGCCTGCCGCACGGTCGACACCGAGGAGTTGCTGCTGGCGCTGCCGGCGGGCCATCCGCTCGCCGCCGGCCGCCGCCGGATCGGCCGGGCCGAGGTGGTCGACCTGCCGGCGGTGATGTGGCCCCGGGAGAACGGGCCGGGCATGTTCGACCGCACCATCGCCCAGGTGTGGCCGCACGGCGGGTTCCGGCTGGTCCGGCAGGAGCCGGACGACGAGCAGTTGCTGCGCGCGGTGGCGCAGGGCGACGTGGTCGCGGCCGTGCCCGCCGGCCGGGCCCGGGCGCTACGGCTGCCCGGCGTGCGGCTGCGCCGGTTCACCGCCCCGACGCCCACCGTGGACGTCGGACTGGCCTGGCCGGTCGACAGCACCAACCCGGCGCTGCACGCGCTGCTCGCCCTGCTCGGCTGAGCGCTATCCGGCCACCGGGACGGACACCGCCGGCGCGTCGCGGTCCACCCCTGCCAGCCCCGCGACGAGCAGCAGGTACGCGGTCAGCTCCACCGCCACGGTGAGCGCCCCCACCGGCTGCGGCATCGCCGCCGTGGGCGTGATGGCGTGCCAGGCGAACAGCGCCGTCCCGTCGCCGGCGAAGTGCGACACCGGCACCGCTTCGATGCTCGCGTCGATCAGCCGCAACGCGACG is part of the Micromonospora sp. WMMD980 genome and encodes:
- a CDS encoding LysR substrate-binding domain-containing protein; the encoded protein is MVEATGAWSDLRRLRSFAVLAEELHFTRAATRLHIAQPALSQQIRALERQLGAPLVHRTSRGCTLTEVGARVAEEAARLLAEVDASTARIRDLVRGRGGRLRLAYTRSARGGRVDALIGRFRAAHPGVEVVSETAWTAPNVAGLLAGRLDAAFVRPPVDEPALACRTVDTEELLLALPAGHPLAAGRRRIGRAEVVDLPAVMWPRENGPGMFDRTIAQVWPHGGFRLVRQEPDDEQLLRAVAQGDVVAAVPAGRARALRLPGVRLRRFTAPTPTVDVGLAWPVDSTNPALHALLALLG